Sequence from the Castanea sativa cultivar Marrone di Chiusa Pesio chromosome 12, ASM4071231v1 genome:
TTTATTGACTCCAACAGCACCAATAGCAACCAATCATTcactaacaaaaatattataaactaaaaaaaaaaaaaaaaacaattaaaaggtACCAAACCCATGTATAAACAGTCGCTCAACTCTCAAGTCTACTTCTCAAcgtaatatatatgttttttttctttttccatttatttatttattttgggtttgcCATGGTTTCTTTATATAGTTTTTACCCTCCCAAACCATTTGAAAACCCCAAGAAAGAGACCCTCCTTGATGAACTCAACTTTGATTCTTCATCATCAGACCaaatcccaattttttttagtattttataaaatataaatatgtttcaaaccaaacccacattttctcttctcttctcttctcttcgtTTCTTTGCTCTTGTCTTCTCTCCCAATATGGTCAAAACACACACTCCAACTCTCAATCTTTGATTTCTTaacaacaacccaaaaaaaaaaaaaaactatttttttaaaattttcttggaATGCTctcttagtttttatttttgggtctaaaattttttttccttgcacAGTTTgttgtgtatgtatatatgtctGCATGACTCAATCATATGATATGGGTAttgctttctctttatttgGATATTTGTCAGATTCCACAAAAAAAGATAATCTTGAAATGGGTTTGTGCCTTTGTTTGATTCTGATGTGTTCCATTCACTGATTCACTGTCCTTGGCGCTTCTAGATCTGTTTGCCGCTCTGCTCGATccactgctttttttttttcttgctttacCATTACCCACAAGGTCAGATCAtggcaaatatatataaattttttttcttcttcttttgaagtttaTAGTTGTTGCTTTGCTTCTCTACTTTCAGCTTGCTATTTCTAATTGATGAGAGAATTTAGTTGCTTTGAACTATTTAGTGATGCACAAAAGAGTTGGCTTTTGTGTTGTACACTAGTTctatgaaaaacaaaacacaatagGGCCTCTCTCTACTGTTTAATGCTTTGAGTCTGAGAACTTGATGATGCATAGGTACCAGAATAACAATAAGGTGGTTGGGGGGTTTATTGGGTTTTTGCCAATTAGGCTGAATTCTTTGATTCTTCTATATTTGGTCATGGTGCATAGTTACATAAACCCTCCATCTCAGAGGTATATGATATAAGTCCTGAGAGTGTGTTCTAAGTGATGGGTAACGGCACTTCTCGTGTTGTTGGTTGTTTTGTGCCATTTAGTGGGAAAAATGGTGTTGATATAGAGTTCTTAGACCCACTAGATGAAGGATTAGGCCATTCCTTCTGTTATGTAAGGCCATCAATTTTTGAATCTCCTGCCATCACCCCTTCAAACTCTGAAAGGTATACCGTTGATTCAAGTACTCTTGATTCGGAAACATTAAGTGGGTCGTTTAGACATGACATGATAGATGATCCCTCGGGGTTTCATAGACCGATCAAGAGCATCCCGGAAACCACATTTAAAACCATCTCGGGTGCTTCAGTCAGTGCCAATGTTTCTACAGCTCGGACTGGTAACCAGAGTGCACTGTTTTCCAGTGATGTCCAAGAGCCTGCTGCATCATTTGATTGCACCTCCTCATTTGCTGCAATCCCTTTGCAGCCTGTACCTCATTGCTCTGGACCATTGAATGGGTTCATGTCTGGACCTCTTGAGAGAGGTTTTGCTTCAGGCCCTTTGGAAAGGGGAGGTGGTTTCATGTCTGGGCCAATTGAGAAGGGTGTAATGTCTGGTCCACTTGATACTACTGATAAATCTAACTTCTCTGCACCGCTTGCACATGTTCATCGAAGACCAGGCCTCCAGCGTCTCATGAGGAGTGTGAGTGGGCCAATGAAGAGTGCTTTCTCCCGGACCTTCTCAAAACATTCTGTGGGACCTGGTTGGATGCAGCGGTTTTTCTTGCACCCTGTGTCTCAATTGGCCTGGCATCCCAAGGAGCCAAAGTTTCGACCAGATGCCTCACGAAACTGTCCTGAAGGAGGCCCATCGGAAGGGGAGTACAGATGTACTCAAAACTTGCAATGGGCTCATGGAAAGGCTGGTGAAGATAGGGTTCAAGTTGTGCTTTCTGAAGAACAAGGATGGTTGTTTATTGGGATATATGATGGTTTTAGTGGGCCAGATGCTCCAGATTTTCTGATGGGCCATCTTTATAAAGCTATAGACATAGAACTGGAAGGACTGCTTTGGGATTATGAAGATAAACCTCTTAATGATCCTTTGAAACCTGAACTCCATAGCACTGGAAATACTAAGGTGGCTTCAGAGCTCTGCAAGGAGGACCAGCTGAATCCTTCTTGTAGTGGGCTTTCTTGTAGTTTAGAGGAATCATGTAACCCAGGAATTGTTAGAGGTCAATCTTCTAACTGTGAAATAGTTGAGGAAAATGAGGAAGTTCGGATCAGTGTTGAACCCAATTGTGAAAAGCCCAGCGTCTCAGGAATAGCAGCTACTTCTGTTCCAACTGCAAATTTGACAGGTCAAGGCAGAAAAAGCATGCGGCTCTATGAACTACTTCAGATGGAACCTTGGGATGGGCAAGGTTCTATGTTAATCTCGGAGGTTGGGAACCAAAAAAAGGTTTCACGGGATTGTCAATCGAACCAAGAAACTTTGGATTCCAGGGAAACCTTACAAGAAGATCAAGTAAGATCTTGCTCATTCAACCCCAAAGGAGATGCTTGTAGCCTTTGGGGTGAAGATCCTACTACTTCAGGTGAGGATCAAGCAGTTAGGGTTGATTCTATTAATCATGGTGCTGTCACTGCTCTTTCTGGTTCAAGACAGAGGCAGAATACTAGAAAGTCATTAATCGGTTCAAAGATTAGAAAAATGTATCGGAAGCAAAAGTCCCTGCGTAAGAAACTTTTCCCTTGGAGTTATGATTGGCACAGAGAGGAGACTTGTGTTGATGAGAGAATGATTGAACCCTCGGGACCTATTAGGAGATGCAAATATGGTGTTATTGATCACGATGCGGTTTTAAGAGCAATGGCTCGAGCTCTTGAGAGGACTGAGGAGGCTTACATGGAAATGGTGGAAAAGGCTCATGACAAAAACCCAGAGCTTGCTTTGATGGGTTCATGTGTTTTAGTGATGTTAATGAAGGATCAAGATGTGTATGTCATGAACCTGGGGGATAGCCGTGTGATCTTGGCTCAAGAAAGACCAAATGACCGTTATCCTAATCCAAGTTTTTTGAAAGATGATGCGAGGCATGGGAATAGATCCAGGGAGTCATTAGTGCGCATGGAGCTGGACAGAATATCAGAGGACTCTCCAATGCATAATCAGAACAGTCAGGTTAGCAAGTTAAATAAAAACAGGGAGATTTCGATGTGCAGATTAAAGATGAAAGCAGTTCAGCTTTCCACTGATCACAGCACAAGTGTCGAGCAGGTGTGTTTCCAGTTTTGTTAATGGTTCAATATGACTGTTGTTACTTGCCTTTTCTCTaatgaatttatattattttgatttgtGGATTCTATCTTTGATGTTTCTCAACTCTCAagtactctttttttctttgtgattttgtatattataaaatagtgcCAATGGCTTGGGCCAACTGGCATCTCCATCACCCATAAGTATGGGGTGGTGGGTTAGGCTGGGGGTTAGAGTGTCCTTAGGTGTGTGAGTAAATTACTCcgcaaatgaaaaaaaaaaagggacaaaaataaaaaacagtgcTTTGTGCCTGTCCTCATTTGTGTGTCTTCATTTGAATGTCACATTTATAGAACTTATGGACTATGGCTACCAAAATGTCCTCTCCATATTACGCTTACATTTTTTGGTTCCGCTATACATGGAAAAAAACATTTATCTTGTAAATTATTGCCATTTTGGTGCGTGtcttgaatttaatttctagTTTCTATGTACTTTACATATGATCATGAAATACTTGTCATGCACTGTAACAGTAATTAGTCATTTGGTGAAAGAACAGTAGTAGTCATTGCACAGTAATGGCGGAATTTCGCTGCCAAATCCATGCCAAATGGTGGTTTAACCAACCAGTTGCCTTGAGTTTTGTTCATAAATTGAGATAAACTTCATATGTAACCTGCTttcatatagttttttttttttttttggggaggggaAGGGGGGGGGAATTAgactaaattttaataaatggtATATATCTAAACCCAGAAATGGATTGAGGAAGAAAAATTGTGATGAAATTTTGTTATTCTGTACCAACAATTTGTGCTCTTTTATTGCCTGCTGCAGGAAGTAATTAGAATTAGGGCAGAACATCCGGATGATAACCAGGCTGTATTCAATGATCGAGTGAAGGGACAATTGAAGGTCACCAGAGCATTTGGTGCTGGTTTCCTAAAGAGGGTCAGTCACTCTTGTAAATTTGACGTATTTAAAAGTTGTTTCTTAGCTGCAGAACATCCTTAGGAAGTTTATTTCTTTGAACATTTCAGCACAAAGTCACCTATATGATGGATATGTTATGTCTGTGTACCTTTTGTACTTACGTGGCTACGCCTGGCTAACTGATAAGGTTGCTAGATACCTGAAAATAGAGAATGAAATGCAACTGCAGGGAAACATGCatgtattttattataattttttggttGTGTCAAATAACGATTGCTGTTTTAAATATTCTGGTAACATGATTATTTTTCCCAAGTTTATCAGTAGGTTTTCTGAATAGAAATTGATCATGCTTGCTTTGTACCTGTTGTACACTTTGGGCTCTATCTTTGACAGTGCTAGCACTATTATTGGTAAGGATCACACAAGCATTAAATAAATTACATGGTACTTGCATGTTTTATAATGTTATCATCTGGATTTGACCTCATGTTGGATGGTTTACTCCTGCTGACCCCAATTTAATTGAGATTTAGGCTTAGTTGAGTTGAGTTAGACAGTTCACTCTTGTTCACTTCAATATGGATCGTGTTTTCTACCAAGTGCTACTTTGCTTATAATGCATCTTAACATAATATGTGACCACAATAAAGTTGAGATCAAGTAAGTGGTGGACAAAAACCACTGTGTATCCTTTCATCTGTGGCTGCCTGAAAGAAGTATCGTTGATGTCTAACTTTGGCCATATGTTTACAGCCCATTtcttttagatttatttttgtgtcattgcattgatttataattgatggaaaatttttaatagtttcaCTTGTTGGAAACAGCCAAATTGTAATGAAGCTCTGTTGGAGATGTTTCGGATTGATTATGTGGGAACTGTTCCTTATGTCAGCTGCATTCCTTCCATTCGTCACCATCGACTGTCTTCAAGTGATCGATTCCTGGTTCTCTCTTCTGATGGACTTTACCAGTACTTTAGCAATGAAGAGGTAATTGCCCATGTAACTTGGTTCATGGAAAATGTTCCTGAAGGTGATCCTGCTCAGTACCTCATTGCAGAGCTTCTCTTCCGTGCTGCCAAAAAGAATGGTCAGTTGATTAACATTAACTTACTAGTCCTTGTATTTTTTTAGCAGTTTATGAAAGCTTAAATTGAATCACacttgttaaaaagaaaaatgaaaaagaaaaaccttcaATGCAATGAGAGGAGTAGAATATACACTCTTTCAGTTTAGCATGCACAAGGGAACACCTTGCCTTTGTATGTTCCAGCAAGCACAGTTTCGGGCTGAAGTAGTGGCTAATTTCTGACACAGCCTGATAATTTGTTAGATTATTTTGGAAGGGTTCAAAGccatttttgagaaatttgatATTATTGTGAATGATATTTCCTCAGATTGAGGTGCTTTTGTATATTTGCTGCTGGAACTTTTGTTTTACAGATTGAGGACTAATTGGGGAAAACACCATGAAAGAGAATTTTTATGGAAGAATGGTACtaattgatatttgattgtATTAGCTTTCTTATTCTTATGAATGCTTCTTGATGATTGTAGGAATGGATTTTCATGAATTACTGGATATTCCTCAAGGGGATCGACGTAAATATCATGATGATGTTTCTGTTATGGTGGTTTCACTGGAGGGAAGGATCTGGAGATCATCTGGATAATTATTTCacatttactctttttttttttggttcctcTCTCGGCTAGGCTTTTTTCACATTTGCACATTGCATCAACAATGTCACAATTTTCGGGCAAGGGGTAAATCATTAATGCATTCAGAATCTGAATCAGAGTCTCaaattttttgagatagaagttttttttttccctcctttaTGTTTAAGATTGGTATACATAAGGCAGGATGATCTAACCATGTTGCTAAAAGGCTGTCATAGATTTTCACCATTCAAGGATACTGTATACTTCATATCCATCTTAATGATACTTGGACGGTGGTTGGGCATTGACCAAGAAGCCATGAATACATGGTTGTTGCCTGGCTTAATTTCACTTCACCTTCACTATATGTACACTTCAGTTCTTCATtctgtttaaatttttttctgaTTGTACTTCAAATCAATTTGATTTGCCGATTAAAACAGTCTGGAAAGACTATGGCTAGAAGACTGATAAACAGTCTTTATTACCTTTAGTACTCAGAATTATTTTTGTAGAAATTGAGACCAGAATGTGCAGCTAAAATAATGCCATTAATGGATTCTCTCTCATTcactcactctttctctctctctctctctctcattagtGTTACTCCATACTTGGAAGGAAATTTTCacctatattttatgttattcatccttttcttttatattaaatgtattcaagtctctaggaggaagCTTCACATACAtttacatttagattaggctagagtagaaattctattttgtataaaaaaaaaaaaaaaaattcgtgcATTGTTCATTAATTTCGGGACGGTAAAACAGAAGGGTGCTTTTCCTAAGATCATTCTCAGATGTTGACATCTATGTGGGCTTCATGTAACAACTTTTGTTAATTGACTCATGAGGTGTAATAATTTGGTGAAAGACACTGCTTTGCCTATACAGCCTCTTTCCTACTATCTGTTTTGACATCTgcccccttttctttttgggtaagtaatCAAATTGCATGGATTGCCTCTTCAATTTCCATTAGTAATGCTACTATATTCTCCAGTAAaatatggtataaaaaaaaaaaaaaaaaaaaaacttaagttatGTAAAACAATGTCATTGCCACGGTAATTTGTACCACTCTTACTCTAGATGCAAAACATTATGATTAGGCAAGATGCAAGTTCTATTAGTTTGTCTTCTACAGAAAGAATAACTGCAGATTACTTTATCTGAAGCTTGTATTATCTCTCTTTTCGAGCTGAACCTACAAGGCTACAACACAAGGTGCAAGCAGCTTGACCATCCAACCACTGCTGAACAGAAACTTGTTAACCAACTCTGTACATTTGAATTATACACGAAGTCAACTTTTTCGGTGAAAAGCAGACATCAATTACTCTAgagacataaaaaaatttcGCAAAAAAAATCACAGCATGGTAGGTAAAATTGTGGCGAAAATATGTAGATAAAACTTCTATTCATGGCTTTTGAAGCAACTTTGACAGCGAGTTATGGAGAaagaataattaatatatatacacacataaaaGTGATAAACAACTTTTATTCACGGCTATGCAATTTTGATGGGGTTGATAGCAAgtaatagagaaaaaataaaacaataattcaTTGTTAACGGTCAAAGTTAAACAAAAGTTATGatactaaaattaaaagaacttaaaaaattaacGCCACTCAGTTATTAGATTAGATGAAAAGtaataaaaacttattcatTTCAAGTGCTGCGAAAaatgtagtttttattttattttttatttttattgttagtcTTCAAGCAAAGTAAATTTTTGTTCGAGTaagttggaaaagaaaattcctAGAACAACGAAAGTAAAAGCTAAACAAGCGGTAGTGGTGCTGTCCCATCCAAAGGGCACATTCCTCCAAGGTAAGTTGAATTAGATTTGGTGAATGCTGCAAATGTTTACTACTATGTCTATATGTCTtggccacaaaaaaaaaaaaaaaaaattgcctctTTGACTGTACGGACGTGGCAAACATGCTCATCATCCTTATCACATTACCATCTCTCACGAACCTAACACCTCATTGAATTGGCTATTTGGGTTTGTCACTTTGGAAACTTCTCTCTTGGGTAGCAAGTTTACTCTTCTATAAACCCAACAGGCAGTTAGCTGTGTCCTTTGATTTGTCTAGTTTAACTTACATATATAAactttaacatttatttatgtcactttctttttcatc
This genomic interval carries:
- the LOC142619601 gene encoding protein phosphatase 2C 32; its protein translation is MGNGTSRVVGCFVPFSGKNGVDIEFLDPLDEGLGHSFCYVRPSIFESPAITPSNSERYTVDSSTLDSETLSGSFRHDMIDDPSGFHRPIKSIPETTFKTISGASVSANVSTARTGNQSALFSSDVQEPAASFDCTSSFAAIPLQPVPHCSGPLNGFMSGPLERGFASGPLERGGGFMSGPIEKGVMSGPLDTTDKSNFSAPLAHVHRRPGLQRLMRSVSGPMKSAFSRTFSKHSVGPGWMQRFFLHPVSQLAWHPKEPKFRPDASRNCPEGGPSEGEYRCTQNLQWAHGKAGEDRVQVVLSEEQGWLFIGIYDGFSGPDAPDFLMGHLYKAIDIELEGLLWDYEDKPLNDPLKPELHSTGNTKVASELCKEDQLNPSCSGLSCSLEESCNPGIVRGQSSNCEIVEENEEVRISVEPNCEKPSVSGIAATSVPTANLTGQGRKSMRLYELLQMEPWDGQGSMLISEVGNQKKVSRDCQSNQETLDSRETLQEDQVRSCSFNPKGDACSLWGEDPTTSGEDQAVRVDSINHGAVTALSGSRQRQNTRKSLIGSKIRKMYRKQKSLRKKLFPWSYDWHREETCVDERMIEPSGPIRRCKYGVIDHDAVLRAMARALERTEEAYMEMVEKAHDKNPELALMGSCVLVMLMKDQDVYVMNLGDSRVILAQERPNDRYPNPSFLKDDARHGNRSRESLVRMELDRISEDSPMHNQNSQVSKLNKNREISMCRLKMKAVQLSTDHSTSVEQEVIRIRAEHPDDNQAVFNDRVKGQLKVTRAFGAGFLKRPNCNEALLEMFRIDYVGTVPYVSCIPSIRHHRLSSSDRFLVLSSDGLYQYFSNEEVIAHVTWFMENVPEGDPAQYLIAELLFRAAKKNGMDFHELLDIPQGDRRKYHDDVSVMVVSLEGRIWRSSG